Proteins encoded within one genomic window of Pirellulales bacterium:
- the mutL gene encoding DNA mismatch repair endonuclease MutL: protein EVSRLVLRSRPAAADAGSEIVVSGGHAEPVAPCGCPIGTAIEVHNLFFNTPVRRKFLRTPQTEMGHAAEAFTRVALAFPNIQFKLRQNDKTVYELPPVTAWSERIAAIFGGELADALIPVESVDDAVRLTGYAAHPSQTRSHPRMQYVLLNGRAIRDRALQHALSEAYRGLVLSGRYPIAFLRIEMPPEAVDVNVHPTKLEVRFADSGRLYSQLLGTLRTKFLTVDLNTKLRPTAPTSAVQLQPQVGISDPTFAMDESQMQRQRDQLVAWAKGELAGQSGELPTSPVEPWLLANDQSDSARDRKPLELVRIDRSQFPAHLQSPTAPVGSNGAERTGQSEVRSASEAIGASAGHRPEIIDHSPVPAMQVHNRYLIAESNEGVIVIDQHALHERILYEQLRERVLAGTLETQRLLVPETVDLSPAEAATALANADLLAKLGVEVGTFGGDTVLVTSYPAMLANFRPADVLRDLVARLLAEGKAPDRRDLVDELLHMIACKAAIKAGDRLSAEEVAALIEMRHLAQDSHHCPHGRPTALVFTREELDRQFLRT from the coding sequence CGAAGTCAGCCGACTCGTTTTGCGTAGCCGGCCCGCGGCTGCGGATGCCGGCTCGGAAATTGTCGTCAGCGGCGGGCATGCTGAACCCGTAGCGCCGTGTGGTTGTCCGATCGGCACGGCCATTGAAGTTCACAATTTGTTCTTCAACACGCCGGTGCGGCGAAAGTTTTTGCGGACGCCTCAAACCGAAATGGGGCATGCTGCCGAAGCATTCACACGGGTCGCGCTGGCGTTTCCAAACATTCAATTTAAGCTTCGACAGAACGACAAAACTGTCTATGAACTGCCGCCGGTAACTGCCTGGAGCGAGCGGATTGCGGCCATTTTTGGCGGTGAATTGGCCGATGCGCTAATTCCTGTGGAAAGCGTCGATGACGCGGTGCGACTGACAGGCTATGCCGCTCATCCCAGCCAAACTCGCAGCCATCCGCGAATGCAATATGTGCTGCTGAACGGTCGGGCTATTCGCGATCGGGCTTTGCAGCATGCCTTAAGCGAGGCCTATCGCGGTCTGGTTCTCAGTGGGCGGTATCCGATTGCGTTTTTGCGGATCGAAATGCCACCGGAAGCCGTCGACGTGAACGTGCATCCGACGAAGCTGGAAGTGCGGTTCGCAGATTCCGGCCGATTGTACAGTCAACTCTTGGGCACGCTGAGAACGAAGTTTTTGACGGTCGACTTGAATACGAAACTGCGGCCGACGGCACCAACCTCGGCGGTGCAACTGCAACCGCAGGTGGGAATCAGCGATCCGACGTTCGCCATGGATGAATCGCAAATGCAGCGACAGCGCGACCAGTTGGTGGCCTGGGCGAAGGGGGAATTAGCCGGACAGAGCGGTGAGCTCCCAACCAGCCCGGTCGAGCCGTGGCTGCTGGCCAACGATCAATCAGACAGCGCTCGCGACCGCAAACCCTTGGAACTGGTGCGGATTGATCGGTCACAGTTTCCAGCCCACTTGCAGAGCCCTACCGCTCCGGTCGGAAGCAACGGCGCCGAACGAACCGGGCAGTCGGAGGTTAGAAGCGCGTCCGAAGCCATCGGGGCCAGCGCGGGGCACCGGCCAGAAATCATCGATCACTCTCCTGTGCCGGCGATGCAGGTTCATAATCGTTACTTAATAGCGGAAAGCAACGAAGGAGTGATCGTCATCGATCAGCACGCCCTGCACGAGCGAATTCTGTATGAGCAATTGCGCGAACGTGTTCTGGCGGGCACGTTGGAAACGCAACGGTTATTGGTGCCAGAAACGGTGGATTTAAGTCCTGCCGAAGCGGCGACGGCGCTGGCCAACGCTGATCTGTTGGCAAAATTGGGGGTGGAGGTGGGCACCTTTGGCGGCGATACGGTTCTGGTTACCTCCTATCCGGCGATGTTGGCGAATTTTCGGCCGGCCGATGTGCTGCGCGATCTGGTGGCGCGGCTATTGGCAGAAGGCAAAGCACCCGACCGCCGCGATTTGGTCGACGAACTCTTGCATATGATCGCCTGCAAAGCGGCTATTAAAGCCGGGGATCGATTATCCGCGGAGGAAGTGGCGGCGCTGATTGAAATGCGTCATCTGGCTCAAGATAGCCACCATTGCCCCCATGGCCGGCCAACCGCCCTGGTGTTTACCCGGGAAGAATTGGATCGCCAGTTTTTGCGAACCTGA